A portion of the Cervus canadensis isolate Bull #8, Minnesota chromosome 26, ASM1932006v1, whole genome shotgun sequence genome contains these proteins:
- the LOC122428190 gene encoding 40S ribosomal protein S29: MGHQQLYWSHPRKFGQGSRSCRVCSNRHGLIRKYGLNMCRQCFRQYAKDIGFIKLD, encoded by the coding sequence ATGGGTCACCAGCAGCTCTACTGGAGCCATCCGAGAAAATTCGGCCAGGGTTCTCGCTCTTGCCGGGTCTGCTCAAACCGGCACGGTCTGATCCGGAAATACGGCCTCAATATGTGCCGCCAGTGTTTCCGCCAGTATGCGAAGGACATCGGCTTCATTAAGTTGGACTAA